A DNA window from Daucus carota subsp. sativus chromosome 3, DH1 v3.0, whole genome shotgun sequence contains the following coding sequences:
- the LOC108213266 gene encoding probable serine/threonine-protein kinase PBL23 codes for MSCFSCCLSEDKVNRRSLRKSIQEGRDARTIASSFASSFANLSFKSDGSRRRYIVGEISKYGKGSVTTEFFPFKELSAATQNFRPDCMVGEGGFGRVYKGHLESKNMDVAIKQLDRNGFQGNREFLVEVLMLSLLHHPNLVNLVGYCTDAEHRILVYEYMANGSLEDHLLDIGEKKPLDWKTRMQIAKGAAKGLEYLHDTADPPVIYRDFKASNILLDENFNPKLSDFGLAKLGPTGDKTHVTTRVMGTYGYCAPEYALTGQLTAKSDVYSFGVVLLELITGRRVIDKSRPSEEQNLVTWAQPYFRDKRKFHLMVDPLLENQYPKKGLHQALAVAAMCLQDEDETRPYINDVVSALEFLCDSDSKEGVMSAASSMAEGRSMAEGRQ; via the exons ATGAGCTGCTTTTCGTGTTGCCTGTCTGAAGACAAGGTCAATAGAAGGTCACTCAGGAAGAGCATTCAAGAGGGCAGAGATGCCAGAACTATAGCCTCCTCATTTGCTAGTTCATTTGctaatttatcttttaaatcTG ATGGCAGCAGGAGAAGGTATATAGTAGGGGAGATATCAAAATATGGAAAAGGAAGTGTTACCACGGAGTTCTTCCCATTCAAGGAGTTATCTGCTGCAACACAAAATTTCCGCCCTGATTGTATGGTAGGTGAAGGTGGTTTTGGGAGGGTTTACAAAGGTCATCTTGAAAGCAAAAACATG GATGTTGCCATTAAGCAACTTGACAGGAATGGTTTTCAAGGGAATAGAGAATTTCTTGTAGAGGTCCTTATGTTGAGTCTTCTTCACCATCCCAACCTTGTAAATTTGGTTGGTTATTGTACTGATGCAGAGCACAGAATATTAGTCTATGAATACATGGCCAATGGCTCTCTAGAGGATCATCTTCTTG ATATAGGAGAAAAGAAGCCTTTAGACTGGAAAACAAGGATGCAAATTGCCAAAGGAGCGGCTAAAGGACTAGAATATTTGCACGACACAGCTGATCCTCCTGTAATTTATCGTGACTTTAAGGCTTCTAACATTTTGTTAGACGAAAACTTTAACCCAAAGCTTTCAGACTTTGGACTCGCAAAACTAGGCCCAACCGGTGACAAAACCCATGTTACAACAAGAGTAATGGGAACCTATGGCTACTGTGCACCTGAATATGCATTAACAGGGCAGTTGACAGCAAAGTCTGATGTTTACAGCTTTGGAGTAGTGTTATTGGAGTTGATCACAGGAAGGCGAGTGATTGACAAATCTAGGCCAAGCGAGGAGCAAAACCTCGTTACTTGG GCACAACCATATTTCAGAGACAAGAGGAAGTTTCATTTAATGGTAGATCCACTGCTGGAAAATCAATATCCGAAAAAGGGGCTCCACCAAGCTCTTGCAGTAGCAGCAATGTGTCTACAGGATGAAGATGAAACTAGGCCGTATATCAATGATGTGGTATCTGCGCTCGAGTTTTTATGTGATAGTGATAGCAAGGAGGGTGTGATGTCTGCAGCGAGTAGTATGGCTGAAGGTAGAAGTATGGCGGAAGGTAGACAGTAA